One part of the Candidatus Saccharimonadales bacterium genome encodes these proteins:
- a CDS encoding RsmD family RNA methyltransferase: MRMRIVAGELGGRFFESPDSQTTHPMSERMRGALFNILGDLRGKTVLDPFAGSGALSFESVSRGAASAVLLDNDKRAQRIIEGNIKSLGLEQKARLVKANSRMWSERNNDQFDLLLIDPPYHDMQLSTVSMLVKHLKPNGLMVLSYPGKGDEPTVNGVVVVDTRLYGDAALAFYRKRASD, encoded by the coding sequence ATGAGGATGCGCATAGTTGCCGGTGAGCTTGGTGGTCGATTTTTTGAATCACCTGACAGCCAAACGACTCATCCGATGAGCGAGCGTATGCGCGGCGCGCTTTTTAATATTTTGGGCGATTTAAGAGGCAAAACAGTGTTGGACCCATTTGCCGGTAGCGGAGCGCTTAGTTTCGAGTCTGTAAGCCGAGGTGCGGCCAGTGCTGTACTTTTAGACAACGATAAACGTGCTCAGCGAATAATTGAGGGCAATATCAAATCTTTGGGTTTAGAGCAAAAAGCACGCTTAGTCAAGGCGAATTCGCGGATGTGGAGCGAGCGAAATAACGACCAGTTTGATCTGTTGTTGATTGATCCACCCTACCATGACATGCAGTTATCCACAGTTAGTATGTTAGTTAAGCATTTAAAACCTAACGGGCTTATGGTACTATCATACCCAGGTAAGGGTGATGAGCCGACCGTTAATGGAGTTGTTGTGGTGGACACGAGATTATACGGAGACGCGGCACTAGCTTTTTACCGTAAAAGAGCGTCTGATTAG
- a CDS encoding polyphenol oxidase family protein, with amino-acid sequence MFDRKIQRIALGDDVVVAVSRRDESEPAAYSMRRTGPDAHHAARNIADFAGRVGFDVNRLVMPRRWPHLGRVMVVSNDDLVPDPVSGLNPNLPKADKPGFEHSCDGLITMAHGLYLGAQGADCPMLYLYDSVLGIIGAIHCGWKPVAQHIVTTAVRQFEWLGSNPMNIRAFVSAGAGDNVYEFAIDDASRLLLEAQGRVADFEALMAPHGTKPGTKVLRLNALVVHDLTRAGVPLSNILCDWRSCIEDPTLHSYRRDGGPDMATSLHGLGIGVIFLN; translated from the coding sequence GTGTTCGACCGTAAAATTCAGCGCATTGCGCTGGGCGACGATGTTGTCGTTGCGGTGTCGCGTCGTGACGAGTCCGAGCCCGCTGCCTACAGCATGCGACGTACCGGACCCGACGCGCACCACGCGGCCCGCAACATCGCCGACTTCGCTGGTCGCGTTGGTTTCGACGTGAACCGGCTGGTCATGCCCCGCAGGTGGCCGCATCTTGGTCGAGTCATGGTCGTGAGTAATGACGACCTGGTTCCGGACCCGGTGAGCGGCCTCAACCCCAATTTGCCGAAGGCCGACAAGCCGGGTTTCGAGCATTCGTGCGATGGACTGATCACGATGGCTCACGGTCTCTACCTGGGCGCCCAGGGTGCTGACTGCCCAATGCTCTACCTGTATGACTCGGTTCTCGGGATTATCGGCGCCATTCACTGTGGGTGGAAGCCGGTGGCACAGCACATTGTGACCACGGCCGTACGACAGTTCGAGTGGCTGGGTTCCAACCCGATGAACATCCGAGCGTTCGTATCGGCCGGCGCCGGCGATAACGTCTACGAGTTCGCCATCGACGACGCCTCGCGCCTGCTGCTTGAAGCGCAGGGCCGCGTCGCCGACTTCGAGGCACTCATGGCGCCGCATGGAACCAAGCCCGGCACGAAGGTCTTGCGGCTCAATGCTCTGGTCGTCCACGACCTGACAAGAGCTGGAGTTCCGTTGTCGAACATCCTGTGCGACTGGCGGAGCTGCATCGAAGATCCGACGCTCCACAGCTATCGCCGTGACGGCGGTCCAGACATGGCCACGTCGCTGCACGGACTGGGCATCGGCGTGATCTTTCTGAACTGA
- a CDS encoding NUDIX hydrolase: protein MSWIKIDEHVVLNHPRMHLVEHTVKLPDGTEIDYLLEVNRKDYVTTIARHKGKFAMIRDYSYPNDARLLQFSEGWIDEGESSEQAASRELKEETGLRAAKVREIGTNLHDHRRSTASSHVMLAENIEDTGTANLESTEHGIETVYLTEAEIWKKIASGEIVQKNTLAAWAIYVAESSAPR from the coding sequence ATGAGTTGGATTAAGATTGATGAACACGTTGTGTTGAATCATCCGCGGATGCACTTGGTAGAGCATACTGTCAAACTGCCAGATGGTACGGAGATCGACTATCTGCTTGAAGTTAACAGAAAAGACTACGTAACAACTATAGCTCGACATAAAGGTAAGTTTGCTATGATTCGTGACTATTCGTACCCTAACGATGCGAGATTGTTGCAATTTAGTGAGGGTTGGATAGACGAGGGCGAATCTTCGGAGCAGGCTGCATCCCGCGAATTAAAAGAGGAGACGGGACTACGCGCAGCAAAGGTTCGTGAGATTGGCACGAATCTTCATGATCATCGGAGGAGTACCGCTTCGAGTCATGTTATGCTGGCCGAAAACATTGAAGACACTGGAACTGCTAACCTGGAGAGCACAGAGCACGGTATTGAAACTGTCTACTTAACTGAAGCTGAGATTTGGAAAAAGATTGCCAGTGGTGAGATTGTTCAAAAGAATACACTCGCAGCCTGGGCGATATATGTTGCTGAGTCATCCGCTCCTCGATAG
- a CDS encoding arginase: MLKDLQDLTLIGVPLDLGAENLGVSFGPDAYRANYIGTKLSSAGFKVADLGNLECPDRKNLKVDDKKQRYSKQIIEVNERLAKLVHDQIQLGNKVVVLGGDHSINLGTFSGASVACKGEIGQIYLDAHGDMNTRDTTMSGNIHGMHLASLMGFGSDDLKQVFGDQTKLSIKNLLHIGGCDLDDAEVELIKTQNIAAFTMQDLLRHGLDPLFAMVNELAERVPNVWISLDLDAIDSIYAPGAGMPNPKGLTYREVVAVAEYVGKTCKVVGIDVVEYNPLNDEKHKTAELATELIAKFLGRDYSWYTNYLNKNGSNRD; the protein is encoded by the coding sequence ATGTTAAAAGATTTACAGGATCTTACACTTATCGGCGTACCTTTAGATCTGGGTGCCGAAAACTTGGGCGTTAGTTTTGGCCCAGATGCGTACCGCGCAAACTATATTGGCACAAAGTTAAGTTCTGCGGGCTTTAAAGTTGCCGACCTTGGCAATTTAGAGTGTCCTGACCGTAAGAATCTAAAAGTTGACGACAAGAAGCAGCGCTACTCTAAGCAGATTATTGAAGTTAACGAGCGTCTTGCAAAACTGGTTCATGATCAAATACAGCTAGGTAATAAAGTTGTCGTTCTCGGTGGCGATCATTCTATAAACCTCGGTACTTTTAGTGGTGCTTCGGTGGCATGTAAAGGCGAGATCGGCCAAATTTATCTTGATGCTCATGGCGATATGAATACTCGCGATACTACAATGAGCGGAAATATTCATGGTATGCATCTAGCTTCGTTGATGGGGTTTGGTTCAGATGACTTAAAACAGGTCTTTGGAGATCAAACTAAACTGAGTATAAAAAACTTGCTACACATAGGTGGCTGCGATCTCGACGACGCCGAAGTTGAACTTATAAAAACTCAAAACATCGCTGCGTTTACTATGCAAGATCTTTTGCGGCACGGTCTAGATCCGCTTTTTGCAATGGTCAATGAGCTTGCTGAGCGAGTTCCAAATGTGTGGATCAGTCTAGATCTAGATGCGATTGACAGCATCTATGCGCCAGGTGCTGGAATGCCTAACCCCAAGGGATTAACGTATCGCGAAGTTGTTGCGGTCGCAGAGTATGTGGGTAAAACCTGTAAAGTGGTAGGGATAGATGTGGTTGAATACAATCCACTTAACGATGAGAAGCATAAGACCGCTGAGCTAGCCACCGAACTTATTGCTAAGTTTTTGGGCCGGGATTACAGCTGGTACACGAATTACTTAAACAAAAACGGTAGTAATCGTGACTAA
- the hisS gene encoding histidine--tRNA ligase gives MNLSTQPYKGARDYYPEEKRVQNYIFNIWRKVAQRYGYEEYGTPILEPIDIYAAKTGQEIVNDQTYQFVDRGGRNVSIRPEMTPSVCRLIAGRRQELAYPARWFSIANFMRYERPQRGREREFWQMNVDIFGVSTLDAEVEIIGMADDLMKAFGATDNMYRIKINSRKLVNFMMSEYLELDIVQSQLMVKLFDRKDKMTPEEFRQQAESIFDDEKRRDGLRKIAKLLGAKSMAELPREVLDSSAIQEVQTLFTLLREHGVNSAIFDIGLMRGLDYYSDIVFEVFDTNPENARSLFGGGRFDGLVGLFGVEPIQAVGFAPGATTMQDFLQTHNLLPKLQPATEVYIAVLGDVLKQARNLATALREEGVNVELDITGRKLDKQIKTAIKKGIPYILFVGQNELDQGEFTLKDVAQESEQRLGFERLVAAIKDYRHKDDDLI, from the coding sequence ATGAATCTTTCAACCCAACCATATAAAGGTGCGCGCGATTACTACCCAGAGGAAAAACGCGTCCAGAATTACATTTTTAACATCTGGCGCAAGGTTGCACAGCGCTACGGTTACGAAGAATACGGCACGCCAATTTTGGAGCCAATAGACATTTACGCCGCAAAAACTGGCCAGGAAATCGTAAATGATCAAACCTATCAGTTTGTAGATCGTGGTGGACGCAACGTTAGTATTAGACCCGAGATGACCCCGAGTGTTTGCCGCTTAATTGCGGGTCGTCGGCAAGAACTTGCTTATCCTGCTCGTTGGTTTTCTATTGCTAACTTTATGCGCTACGAGCGACCGCAACGTGGTCGCGAACGCGAATTTTGGCAAATGAACGTTGACATATTTGGTGTTTCTACGCTCGACGCCGAAGTAGAGATTATTGGAATGGCAGATGACTTGATGAAAGCTTTTGGTGCCACGGATAATATGTACCGGATCAAAATCAATAGCCGCAAGCTTGTTAATTTTATGATGAGCGAGTACTTAGAGCTAGATATCGTGCAATCACAGTTAATGGTAAAACTGTTTGATCGTAAAGATAAAATGACACCCGAAGAGTTTCGACAACAAGCCGAGTCGATTTTTGATGACGAAAAACGCCGCGACGGCTTGCGTAAAATTGCGAAGCTTTTGGGCGCAAAGAGTATGGCTGAATTGCCGCGCGAGGTGCTAGATTCTAGCGCAATTCAAGAGGTTCAGACCTTATTCACGTTGTTGCGTGAGCACGGAGTAAACAGTGCAATTTTTGATATTGGTTTAATGCGCGGCCTAGATTACTACAGCGACATTGTTTTTGAAGTATTCGACACGAATCCAGAAAACGCACGCTCCCTATTTGGCGGAGGAAGATTTGATGGGCTGGTCGGTCTATTCGGTGTTGAACCTATACAAGCAGTTGGCTTTGCACCCGGCGCAACAACTATGCAAGACTTTTTACAAACTCACAACTTGTTGCCAAAACTTCAGCCTGCAACCGAAGTTTACATTGCAGTCCTGGGCGACGTTTTAAAACAAGCCCGCAATCTTGCGACCGCTCTACGCGAAGAAGGTGTGAACGTCGAGCTGGATATTACTGGCCGTAAATTAGATAAACAGATCAAAACGGCCATAAAAAAAGGCATACCGTATATTTTGTTTGTGGGTCAAAATGAACTCGATCAGGGTGAGTTTACGCTTAAGGACGTAGCTCAAGAATCTGAGCAAAGACTCGGCTTTGAGCGACTAGTGGCCGCAATCAAGGATTATCGTCATAAAGATGATGATTTAATTTAA